The DNA region TCGTCGTACGCCGCCGGGTCCGCGGCGTCCTGTACGGCGCCCTGCGCACGGCCCAGCCCCTCGGCGACCGGACACTGGCCGCGGCCGTGGAGGCGGCGCGGGACGTGGAGCAGTCACTGGTCGTACGGGACGAGGCGCAGGGCCTGCTGGCGGCGGCGCGCGAGCCGGAGGTGACGCCGGACGGCACCGAGGGCGCGGCGTGGGAGCGGGTCCGGGAGGCGCACGGGGCGCTTCGCGCGCTGGCCCCGCGCGTCGTGGACCCGGCGCTGCGGGCGGAGCTCCTGGCGGTCTGCGCCACTCTCACCGCCTCGCCCGGCCCGGCGCCGACGGCCCGGAGGGTCCGGCTCACCCCTCGTGAGCTGGACGTTCTTGCCTGCGTGTCGATCGGTACGACCAACGCGGCCGCCGCGGACCGGCTCGGGCTGCGTCCGGAGACCGTGAAGGCCTATCTGCGCTCGGCGATGCGCAAGCTGGGCGCGCACACGCGGCTGGAGGCCGTGGTCGCGGCGCGGCGGGCGGGGCTGCTGCCCTGAGATTCCGCCCTTGCCTGCCGCCTTGAAGGTCCATACCTCGCCCGGACCACGGCTCTGAAGGTCCATACCTCCCCCCGCGCTCTATACATGCACGGGCACGCTGAAATCCCGTATACCTGATCTCTGTTATTTCCCTCACGGCGCAACCCTCCGAAATTCAACGGCTCTTTGCTTAATATTGAGCCGAACACGACATGAGGGGAGCGGTGCGCGTGCGACGGGATTTCGAGGAGCCTGTCAGACCCCGTTCCGAGCAGGTCGTCGGGCGGGACGAGGTGCTCAGACGAGCCCGTGAGCAGCTCTCCCGAGGGGGCAGCCTTCTCTTGCACGGTCCGCCCGGAATAGGAAAGTCGACCGTCCTGCGGGCAATGGCTGCGGAATACGCCGAATCGACCCGGACTGTGTTGCGTTGTTCCGCGACCGAGTCCGAATCCCATCTCCCGTTCCTCGCCCTGGTCGATCTGCTCGGCCTGGTCGCCGACGAGGTCGCCGACGCGCTGCCCGCCCCGCAGCAGGCCGCGCTCGAAGCGGCGCTCACCGGCCGCGCCGAATCGTCCCTGCACCAGGACGGCCTCGCGCTGCGGCTCGCGGTGCTTTCGGTGCTGCGCGCGCTGGCGGCCAAGGGCCCCGTCCTCCTCGTCGCCGACGACCTGCAGTGGCTGGACGCGCCCAGCGCCGAGCTGCTCGGTTTCGCGGCCCGCCGCCTCGGTGGGATGCCGGTGCGGATGCTCGGCGCGGTGCGTACCGGCACCGAACCGAAGGAACAAGAACACGACCCGTATCTACGCGCGTATCCGCCGGAGGCGCTGGCCCTGCGGCTGACCCCGCTGTCCCGGCCGCAGGTGTCCGAGCTGCTGGTCGCCCGCGGTTACACCGGTCTGGGCCGCTCGACGCTGCGGGACATCCACCACACCAGCGGCGGCAACCCGCTGTTCGCCCTGGAGCTCGCCCGCGCCCTGGCCGAGAGCCCGACGCCGCCGCGCCCCGGCGAGCCGCTGCCGGTGCCGACCTCGCTGCGTGCCCTCGTCCTCAGCCGCCTGGAACTGCTGTCCACCGAGGCCCGGCAGACCCTGCTGGTCGCGAGCGCGGGAGCCCGCCCCACGCAGACCCTGCTGGGGTCCGCCGGCCGTACGAACGCGGAGGCGGAGATCGCGCTCGCGGCCTCGCTCGGCCTGGTGGCGGCCCAGGGTCCCGACGGCCAGGGCCCGGACGGGCAGGAGGGCGCGGTCCGTTTCGCGCACCCGCTCGTCTCGGCCGCGCTGTACGCACAGGCGACGCCCCAGGAGCGGCGGGCCGCCCACGCGGCGCTGTCCACGGTGGCCTCCGACCCGATCGAGCGGGCCCGCCATCTCGCGCTGGCCACCACCGGCACCGACGAGCAGGTCGCCGCGCGGCTCTCCGAGGCGGCGGCGCTCGCCCGGGACCGTGGCGCCCCCTCGGTCGCGGCCCAGCTCGGGCTGCTCGCCGCCCGGCACACCCCGCCGGACGGCGGGCCCGGCGCGGACGAACGGCGCTTGAAGTCCGCCGAGGACGCGCTGACCTCGGGCGAGATCGACCTCGCCCGGGAGGTGGCCCGAGACGTGCTGGACCGGGCGACCGATCCGGCGGTCCGGGTACGGGCCTGGATGGTGGTGATCGACTCGGCGGGGCAGGCGATGGCCGACGTCGAGGCCGTGTTCC from Streptomyces sp. NBC_00258 includes:
- a CDS encoding helix-turn-helix transcriptional regulator, which encodes MRGAVRVRRDFEEPVRPRSEQVVGRDEVLRRAREQLSRGGSLLLHGPPGIGKSTVLRAMAAEYAESTRTVLRCSATESESHLPFLALVDLLGLVADEVADALPAPQQAALEAALTGRAESSLHQDGLALRLAVLSVLRALAAKGPVLLVADDLQWLDAPSAELLGFAARRLGGMPVRMLGAVRTGTEPKEQEHDPYLRAYPPEALALRLTPLSRPQVSELLVARGYTGLGRSTLRDIHHTSGGNPLFALELARALAESPTPPRPGEPLPVPTSLRALVLSRLELLSTEARQTLLVASAGARPTQTLLGSAGRTNAEAEIALAASLGLVAAQGPDGQGPDGQEGAVRFAHPLVSAALYAQATPQERRAAHAALSTVASDPIERARHLALATTGTDEQVAARLSEAAALARDRGAPSVAAQLGLLAARHTPPDGGPGADERRLKSAEDALTSGEIDLAREVARDVLDRATDPAVRVRAWMVVIDSAGQAMADVEAVFPQALADAGEDPRLLALVRYQLAWRALLVEGEMAKGREEAAHAARLAAIAGDRSTELMALSFQAQMETLMGHPAAPATLEKALAEPQDLRVACDHNGAGATRFRWQIMSDQLTDARTTITRLLGEVRRRGMVESEVHFLRGLAETELRSGHCARALDLAHESLRLARDTGIGEAAGNMFTSLAEAAGGDVHRALVLAGDAVRRAEDDGDLIYLSRALGALGHAQLVAGDAAGTVQSLRRARELEQGLGIFDPARGRWHGDLAEALVLVGEPAEAQDVITATREHAVRLRRASVLAVLDRAEALVKAAAGQYEAAAQQLTSAQDRLAQLGYGLEEARAALALARLRAEQSGRGSYDEAARLFRRCKAVPWLRQLEAASVTAPAPAGPAAMAPESLLPHLDRLASTERQVAGLVLEGATNREIAARLFISVKTVEATLTRVYRKLGIRSRVDIVRLAAGQRRGD
- a CDS encoding response regulator transcription factor: MRLRRTTGLPVAFGGLVEPGRHQVRISELNGTATAALSALAVSSGNGLGGKAVALARPCAVLDYSSSRQISHEYDAAVAAEGLRAILAVPVVVRRRVRGVLYGALRTAQPLGDRTLAAAVEAARDVEQSLVVRDEAQGLLAAAREPEVTPDGTEGAAWERVREAHGALRALAPRVVDPALRAELLAVCATLTASPGPAPTARRVRLTPRELDVLACVSIGTTNAAAADRLGLRPETVKAYLRSAMRKLGAHTRLEAVVAARRAGLLP